A stretch of the Nicotiana tabacum cultivar K326 chromosome 6, ASM71507v2, whole genome shotgun sequence genome encodes the following:
- the LOC107779970 gene encoding chaperone protein dnaJ 6-like, translating to MGKRKKTARVTEEEEELKDNQEHTTASSSHHKSLYEILGVERTATQQEIKKAYYKLALQLHPDKNPGDEEAKEKFQQLQKVISVLGDEEKRALYDQTGCVDDADLAGDVVENLKEFFRAMHPKITEADIEEFEANYRGSESEKKDLIDLFNKYKGKMNRLFCSMICSDPKLDSHRFKDILDEAIAAGELKSTKAYEKWSKEVSKTKPPTSPLRRRQKSKKKSEDLYAIISQRQNERRGKMSSMFSSLISKYGGDPSAAEPSEEEFEAARTKIESRKNSKRKKM from the exons ATGGGGAAGAGAAAGAAGACGGCTAGGgttactgaagaagaagaagaattgaaGGACAATCAAGAGCATACCACTGCTTCTTCTTCCCATCACAAGAGCCTATATGAG ATTCTTGGGGTTGAAAGAACAGCAACTCAGCAGGAGATAAAGAAGGCATATTACAAGTTGGCACTGCAGCTTCATCCAGATAAGAATCCAGGAgatgag GAAGCTAAGGAGAAATTTCAACAGCTGCAAAAGGTGATATCAGTTCTTGGTGATGAGGAGAAACGAGCACTCTATGATCAGACTGGCTGTGTTGATGATGCT GACCTGGCTGGAGATGTTGTGGAGAACTTGAAGGAGTTTTTTCGAGCTATGCACCCAAAG ATCACTGAGGCCGACATTGAAGAGTTTGAAGCAAATTATAGAGGATCTGAGTCGGAGAAGAAGGACTTGATTGATTTGTTTAACAAGTATAAGGGTAAAATGAATAG GCTCTTTTGTTCTATGATTTGCTCTGACCCCAAGTTAGATTCACACCGTTTCAAAGATATTCTTGACGAGGCAATTGCTGCAG GGGAGCTAAAATCAACCAAAGCATATGAAAAATGGTCGAAGGAAGTGTCTAAAACAAAACCACCTACAAGTCCATTGAGAAGGAGGCAGAA GTCAAAGAAAAAATCAGAGGACTTGTATGCTATTATTTCTCAGCGGCAAAATGAGCGGAGAGGTAAGATGAGTTCTATGTTCTCGTCTCTGATTAGCAAATATGGTGGGGATCCATCTGCTGCGGAACCCAGCGAAGAGGAATTTGAAGCTGCTCGTACAAAAATAGAGAGTCGAAAGAACTCCAAGCGGAAGAAAATGTAA